In Natronococcus occultus SP4, the following proteins share a genomic window:
- the ggt gene encoding gamma-glutamyltransferase, translated as MSRDDTPRRTAGQAGERTTSSGLRRRAFLSSAGVAAGALAFGTPTVTADDYQPVTDVPGFSCDDPQFTCGREVTAADGMVSTVDPIASGVAAQILREGGNAIDAAVAIQYVLTVTQPHGSGIGGGGFMVVYDADSDTVECVNSRERASQTASPELYRHDGEYDQDIETGEAMGTPGTVKGLETARERYGSCSRQRLIDPAIRLARDGFTVDWFLAEEIAENTDKFNDAAIETYSDDRGNLYEEGDTMTNPDLADTLECIRRRGADGFYEGAVAADIAATIREYARDPDQVVDEDDLSTYDVTIDDPVRKEWRDVELVGQPMPSSGPTVVAMVLRMLEFLDIEEYDVRSAEKYHLIAESIYSAWADRMEYMGDDEFVDVPVDALLSDDYLQSRADPIEFGGTVFPDDEMGPGQPGETTHFSVIDKWGNAVSYTSTIEQFMGSGKMVPGRGFLLNNELTDFDAEPGGPNEPDAWKRPLSSMSPMMVLRDGRPEFTAGSPGGWAIVSATFQTILHRYAYGLSPLESITEPSIYTHHMGGIEWDEGVPQEARDTLADWGHEVDDEPSEIGNVQVIASEDGLLTGAADPNRDGQAVGFDREPGTNGDD; from the coding sequence ATGTCACGAGATGACACGCCACGACGGACGGCGGGACAGGCGGGAGAACGAACGACGTCCTCGGGGCTTCGTCGTCGGGCCTTTCTCTCGAGCGCGGGGGTCGCCGCGGGGGCGCTTGCGTTCGGGACGCCGACGGTCACGGCCGACGACTACCAGCCGGTCACCGACGTTCCCGGCTTTAGCTGCGACGATCCGCAGTTCACCTGCGGACGAGAGGTCACGGCCGCGGACGGGATGGTCTCGACGGTCGATCCGATCGCCTCGGGGGTCGCAGCGCAGATCCTCCGCGAGGGCGGGAACGCGATCGACGCAGCCGTCGCGATCCAGTACGTCCTGACCGTGACCCAGCCCCACGGGTCGGGGATCGGCGGCGGCGGGTTCATGGTCGTCTACGACGCCGACTCGGATACGGTCGAGTGCGTGAACAGCCGGGAGCGCGCCTCCCAGACCGCCTCTCCGGAGCTGTATCGTCACGACGGCGAGTACGACCAGGACATCGAGACTGGCGAGGCGATGGGGACGCCGGGGACGGTCAAGGGACTCGAAACCGCCCGCGAACGGTACGGGAGCTGCTCGCGCCAGCGGCTGATCGATCCGGCGATCCGCCTCGCGCGCGACGGGTTCACCGTCGACTGGTTCCTCGCCGAGGAGATCGCGGAGAACACCGACAAGTTCAACGACGCGGCCATCGAGACCTACAGCGACGATCGGGGCAACCTCTACGAGGAGGGCGACACGATGACCAACCCGGACCTCGCGGACACCCTCGAGTGCATCCGACGGCGAGGGGCCGACGGCTTCTACGAGGGGGCGGTCGCGGCGGATATCGCCGCGACGATCCGGGAGTACGCTCGCGACCCCGACCAGGTCGTCGACGAGGACGACCTCTCGACGTACGACGTCACGATCGACGACCCGGTTCGCAAGGAGTGGCGCGACGTCGAGCTCGTCGGCCAGCCGATGCCCAGCTCCGGCCCGACGGTCGTCGCGATGGTGCTGCGGATGCTCGAGTTCCTCGATATCGAGGAGTACGACGTCCGCTCGGCGGAGAAGTACCACCTGATCGCCGAGTCGATCTACTCCGCCTGGGCCGATCGGATGGAGTACATGGGCGACGACGAGTTCGTCGACGTCCCGGTCGACGCCCTGCTCTCGGACGACTACCTGCAGTCGCGGGCCGATCCCATCGAGTTCGGGGGGACGGTCTTCCCCGACGACGAGATGGGCCCGGGACAGCCCGGCGAGACGACCCACTTCTCGGTCATCGACAAGTGGGGCAACGCCGTCTCCTACACCTCCACGATCGAGCAGTTCATGGGCTCGGGCAAGATGGTCCCCGGCCGCGGGTTCCTGCTCAACAACGAGCTCACCGACTTCGACGCCGAGCCGGGCGGGCCAAACGAGCCCGACGCCTGGAAGCGCCCGCTGAGCAGCATGAGCCCGATGATGGTGCTGCGGGACGGTCGGCCGGAGTTCACGGCCGGCTCGCCGGGCGGCTGGGCGATCGTCAGCGCGACGTTCCAGACGATCCTCCACCGGTACGCCTACGGTCTGAGTCCGCTGGAGTCGATCACCGAGCCGTCGATCTACACCCACCACATGGGCGGGATCGAGTGGGACGAGGGCGTCCCACAGGAGGCCCGCGATACCCTCGCGGACTGGGGCCACGAGGTCGACGACGAGCCGAGCGAGATCGGCAACGTCCAGGTCATCGCCAGCGAGGACGGCCTGCTGACCGGCGCGGCCGACCCGAACCGTGACGGCCAGGCGGTCGGCTTCGATCGGGAGCCCGGGACCAACGGCGACGACTGA
- a CDS encoding MEDS domain-containing protein, protein MPSRSTPRRATAVGTSSRNGSRTRPRRRSSATRNAERRPGQSRCDTARGRTDISYFDIRNRRTATATREGYDGLRITAEMSWPLESGADLDRVIGYERAGNRLCADYDAKARTAMPLSKTAALPFGGER, encoded by the coding sequence TTGCCGTCCCGTTCGACGCCGAGGCGAGCCACCGCCGTCGGGACGTCCTCGCGGAACGGGTCGAGGACGCGGCCGCGGAGGCGTTCGAGCGCAACCCGTAACGCCGAACGTCGGCCCGGGCAGTCGAGGTGTGACACCGCTCGAGGCAGGACTGACATATCGTATTTCGATATACGGAATCGACGAACGGCCACGGCCACCCGTGAGGGGTACGACGGCCTCCGGATCACCGCCGAGATGTCCTGGCCCCTCGAGTCGGGCGCCGATCTCGACCGCGTGATCGGGTACGAGCGGGCGGGCAATCGGCTTTGCGCCGACTACGACGCGAAAGCGCGGACGGCAATGCCGCTTTCGAAAACGGCCGCGCTTCCGTTCGGCGGCGAGCGGTAG
- a CDS encoding LVIVD repeat-containing protein — protein sequence MNADNSARRRFLKRLGTTTAAVAALGSGTVVASPPDRANARTRGRIDKLGQALPEDAPRYTYGHVREDGMYGAVSSFPRGGNDYGSTLYDLSDLENPVEVHRLETANELTRSNNLKFDGVRDGLYYRTQEADDFGEDDQVGLMGFEVVDYGWGEGTLEDPEIVATVETPNTGVHTLAEHPEKPIVYAVDKDAEERGVIPVDVSDPENPEICGLYGPPGYCHDCEVDTGRNVLHCAYIAGEFEGYAILDLEDPLAPTEIGRFDYEEQPDYEEIGTPGFEDCHQASFDPERGLAVVGDEICATDAIPGGKHVFDIGWDEGSLEDPIPIGFTHSPDARFQEDACFWTTHFHDVVHDGDEVLLVDGGYRQGTWVANITDPTNPTPTERYATDDRMEEAEDHSPGTPPYCWSAVYNEARDFVFASDTLTGAYTFDICAKPARGEDGGGPEGHYDLEAILERGE from the coding sequence ATGAACGCAGACAACTCGGCTCGCCGTCGGTTTCTGAAGCGACTCGGAACAACGACCGCAGCGGTGGCCGCGCTCGGCTCCGGAACCGTTGTCGCGTCGCCGCCGGACCGCGCGAACGCCCGCACCCGAGGACGGATCGACAAGCTCGGTCAGGCGCTCCCCGAGGACGCCCCGCGGTACACGTACGGCCACGTTCGCGAGGACGGCATGTACGGTGCCGTGAGCAGTTTCCCGCGCGGAGGGAACGATTACGGGAGCACGCTGTACGATCTCTCGGACCTCGAGAACCCCGTCGAGGTTCATCGCCTTGAGACGGCCAACGAGCTCACCCGCTCGAACAACCTCAAGTTCGACGGCGTCCGTGACGGGCTCTACTACCGCACGCAGGAGGCGGACGACTTCGGCGAGGACGACCAGGTCGGCCTGATGGGCTTCGAGGTGGTCGACTACGGCTGGGGCGAGGGGACGCTTGAGGATCCCGAGATCGTCGCCACCGTCGAAACGCCGAACACGGGCGTCCACACGCTCGCCGAACACCCCGAGAAGCCGATCGTCTACGCCGTCGACAAGGACGCGGAGGAGAGAGGCGTGATTCCGGTCGACGTGAGCGATCCGGAGAACCCCGAGATCTGTGGCCTCTACGGTCCGCCGGGGTACTGCCACGACTGCGAGGTCGATACGGGCCGGAACGTGCTCCACTGTGCGTACATCGCCGGCGAGTTCGAAGGGTACGCGATCCTCGACCTCGAGGACCCGCTGGCGCCGACGGAGATCGGCCGGTTCGACTATGAGGAGCAGCCGGACTACGAGGAGATCGGAACGCCGGGCTTCGAGGACTGTCACCAGGCCAGCTTCGACCCCGAACGCGGGCTCGCGGTCGTCGGCGACGAGATCTGTGCGACCGACGCGATCCCGGGCGGAAAACACGTCTTCGACATCGGCTGGGACGAGGGATCGCTCGAGGACCCGATCCCGATCGGCTTCACCCACTCGCCGGACGCCCGGTTCCAGGAGGACGCCTGCTTCTGGACGACCCACTTCCACGACGTCGTCCACGACGGCGACGAGGTCCTGCTGGTCGACGGCGGCTACCGGCAGGGGACCTGGGTCGCAAACATCACGGATCCAACGAACCCGACGCCGACCGAGCGGTACGCGACCGACGACCGAATGGAGGAAGCCGAGGATCACTCGCCGGGAACGCCGCCGTACTGCTGGTCGGCCGTGTACAACGAGGCGCGCGATTTCGTCTTCGCCAGCGATACCCTCACCGGGGCGTACACGTTCGATATCTGCGCGAAGCCGGCGCGCGGCGAGGACGGGGGTGGTCCCGAGGGTCACTACGACCTCGAGGCGATCCTCGAGCGCGGCGAGTAG
- the menD gene encoding 2-succinyl-5-enolpyruvyl-6-hydroxy-3-cyclohexene-1-carboxylic-acid synthase, translating to MSAPNRATLWGRVLVDELAEGGLEAVCISPGSRSTPLTVAFAAHPEIEVFSQLDERSAAYFALGRARRTGEPTALVSTSGTAAANFHPAVIEANQARVPLLVLTADRPHELRDSGANQTIDQVKLYGDAVRWYAELPDPEADERKARSLRTTAARALAETIGTPAGPVHLNCPFRKPLEPTETEDVPDSFGETLAGRGRAGAFVETDRGRPTLASSSDAVTDLADALAAADRPLIVAGPADPVDLAELEPATVLAVAERVGAPVFADPLSGLRFGEDVPDSPVVGGYDAYADVLPEPDVVVRVGASPTSKPLRQTLAAADADQYLLDPAGEWREATFTATDLLAATPGSVFEGVRERLASSSEDVGADGEWRERFERAERAHWRHRDEALEPSTLADAPFEGAVLATVFEDAPDPATIVVANSMPIRDADRFARPRAAELTVLGNRGASGIDGTVSTALGSGSATDDPLVFVTGDLSLYHDANGLLAVKRCGVDATIVLLDNDGGGIFHELPIADFDPPFTEQFETPHGLEFERLAALYDLEFERVEPAAFADAYRRSLESEGTQLLAVPFDAEASHRRRDVLAERVEDAAAEAFERNP from the coding sequence ATGAGCGCGCCGAATCGGGCCACCCTGTGGGGTCGCGTCCTCGTCGACGAGCTCGCGGAGGGCGGTCTCGAGGCGGTCTGTATTTCGCCGGGGAGCCGATCGACCCCCCTGACGGTCGCGTTCGCCGCCCACCCCGAGATCGAGGTCTTCTCCCAGCTCGACGAGCGGTCGGCGGCCTACTTCGCGCTCGGCCGGGCCCGACGAACCGGCGAGCCGACGGCGCTGGTCTCGACCTCCGGTACCGCGGCCGCGAACTTCCACCCCGCGGTCATCGAGGCGAACCAGGCCCGCGTTCCGCTGCTCGTGCTCACCGCCGACCGTCCCCACGAGCTGCGCGACAGCGGCGCCAACCAGACGATCGACCAGGTCAAGCTCTACGGCGACGCCGTTCGCTGGTACGCCGAGCTTCCCGACCCCGAGGCCGACGAGCGAAAGGCCCGGAGTCTGCGGACGACTGCGGCCCGCGCGCTCGCGGAGACGATCGGAACCCCCGCGGGCCCCGTCCACCTCAACTGCCCGTTCCGGAAACCCCTCGAGCCGACCGAGACCGAGGACGTTCCCGACTCGTTCGGGGAGACCCTCGCCGGACGAGGACGGGCGGGCGCGTTCGTCGAAACCGATCGCGGGCGACCGACCCTCGCGTCCTCGAGCGACGCCGTTACCGACCTCGCGGACGCGCTCGCGGCGGCCGACCGCCCGCTGATCGTGGCGGGTCCGGCCGACCCGGTCGACCTCGCAGAACTCGAGCCCGCGACCGTCCTCGCGGTCGCCGAGCGCGTCGGCGCGCCGGTGTTTGCCGACCCGCTCTCGGGGCTGCGGTTCGGCGAGGACGTCCCCGATAGTCCGGTCGTCGGCGGCTACGACGCCTATGCCGACGTCCTGCCCGAACCCGACGTCGTCGTCCGGGTCGGCGCCTCGCCGACCTCGAAACCGCTCCGGCAGACCCTCGCGGCGGCCGACGCTGACCAGTACCTGCTCGACCCCGCCGGGGAGTGGCGCGAGGCGACCTTCACCGCGACCGACCTGCTCGCCGCGACCCCGGGCTCGGTTTTCGAGGGCGTCCGCGAGCGCCTCGCGTCCTCCAGCGAGGACGTTGGCGCCGACGGCGAGTGGCGCGAACGGTTCGAGCGCGCCGAGCGGGCCCACTGGCGGCACCGCGACGAGGCGCTCGAACCGTCGACGCTCGCCGACGCTCCCTTCGAGGGGGCCGTCCTCGCCACGGTCTTCGAGGACGCGCCCGACCCCGCGACGATCGTCGTCGCGAACAGCATGCCGATCCGGGACGCAGACCGGTTCGCCCGCCCGCGGGCGGCCGAGCTGACCGTCCTCGGGAACCGCGGCGCCAGCGGGATCGACGGAACGGTGAGTACGGCGCTGGGTTCCGGCAGCGCGACCGACGACCCGCTCGTGTTCGTCACCGGCGATCTCTCGCTGTACCACGACGCGAACGGACTGCTCGCCGTCAAGCGCTGTGGCGTCGACGCGACGATCGTTCTCCTGGACAACGACGGCGGCGGGATCTTCCACGAGCTGCCGATCGCCGACTTCGACCCCCCGTTCACCGAGCAGTTCGAGACTCCCCATGGCCTCGAGTTCGAGCGCCTCGCGGCGCTGTACGACCTCGAGTTCGAGCGCGTCGAGCCCGCAGCGTTCGCGGACGCCTACCGACGCTCGCTCGAGAGCGAGGGGACACAGCTGCTTGCCGTCCCGTTCGACGCCGAGGCGAGCCACCGCCGTCGGGACGTCCTCGCGGAACGGGTCGAGGACGCGGCCGCGGAGGCGTTCGAGCGCAACCCGTAA